The Streptomyces rubrogriseus genomic sequence ACCGCCGGCCGACGCCGCCGCCCCAGGAGCCGGCCGGCTGGGAGGACGCGGACAACGTGTTCCTCCGCTGAACCGGCGCCCGGCCCGTCCCCGGCCCGGCACACCGGCGCGACTAGGTTCGGCCCGCACGGGAACTTACAGACGAAGGGGATGCGAAGGAGAAGGAACGACGCCCGGCCCGTGCCGGGCCGGGAAGGCGCAATGGCAGCCGAGTCGCGTTGGGACAGGACACTGGCTTCCGAGGAGATCACGAACCGCACCGCCAGCTTCACCGGGGAGTTGCACAATGTGACCGGTGCGCGGCTGGTCGCGGAGGAGTTCCTCCACGACCTCGCCCGTGCGGCGCCGCCCGCGGCGCCCGAGCACTGGGACGACATCCTCCTCGTCGTCACGGAGCTGGCGGCCAACGCCGTGCAGTACGCTCCGGGGCCGTTCCAACTGCGGCTGCGGCGGACCTTCGACGGCGTCCACGTGGTGATGCACGACACCAACACGACGGAGCCCGCGCCGCGCCCCTTCCATCCGAGCAAGGGCGGCGGCGGCATCGGCTGGCACCTGATCCACACCCTGTCCGACCAGGTGAGCGTCGTCACCGGGGAACGGGGCAAGGACATCCACGTCTTCCTGCCCTGGTGACGGACGGCCGCCGGGGCACCACCCGTCGTCGTCGTGGACGGCGATCCGTACGGGCCGGGCGTGACCCGTACGGGGGTAGGCGTTCGGCCGGGTGACACATCGCTTTGTCCGCGCCGGGGACCTGGGTTAGCCTCTGGCGTATTTTTCTCCTGGGGGCGAATCCGTGAACTGCGAGAACGCGGGCACGGGAGGCCGGGCCGCCCGAACGGTCCGGCAGGGGGTGGTGGGTCCTCGCCGCGAGGACCCCGGGGAGCGGAACGAGGGTGCGCATGACCAGCGACAGCACGGGACCGGTCGACGCGGTTCCGGGCGATCAGGAACTGCGCCGTCTCCTGGCCGGCCTGACGGCCGTGCGGGACGGCGACTTCGGCACCCGTCTGCCGGACGACGCGGACGGGCTGATGGGCGACATCGCCAAGGTCTTCAACGGCATGGTGGACCAGTTGTCCGTGTTCACCTCCGAGGTCACGCGGGTCTCCCGCGAGGTCGGCACGGAGGGCGCCCTGGGCGGGCAGGCGCGGGTGCCGGGGGTCTCGGGCACCTGGGCCGACCTGACGGACTCGGTCAACGCCATGGCGGGCAACCTCACCAGCCAGGTCCGTGACATCGCCCAGGTGGCCACGGCGGTCGCCAGGGGGGACCTCTCCCAGAAGATCGACGTGGACGCCCGCGGCGAGATCCTGGAGCTGAAGAACACCA encodes the following:
- a CDS encoding ATP-binding protein, with amino-acid sequence MAAESRWDRTLASEEITNRTASFTGELHNVTGARLVAEEFLHDLARAAPPAAPEHWDDILLVVTELAANAVQYAPGPFQLRLRRTFDGVHVVMHDTNTTEPAPRPFHPSKGGGGIGWHLIHTLSDQVSVVTGERGKDIHVFLPW